In Sinorhizobium sojae CCBAU 05684, a single window of DNA contains:
- a CDS encoding FadR/GntR family transcriptional regulator — MFSAVESRRLYRQVADQMRGLIERGELVPGSRLPAERDLAQKFGVSRPTIREALLVLEVEGFIDIRMGSGIYVAVRQTSASDVPPEDFEGPFELLRARAVVECAIAEEAARLARPEQIAILDGNLARMAAALEDRRRALAIDREFHVLVSSIIANQTLNRFVGSIHDMRMTPYFEKLASYFENAETWRAAMEEHRVIRDAIAAGDPSAARAAMRAHLDQSQLRLSASFGEETTDSTIPAAWRRVGGK; from the coding sequence ATGTTCTCTGCCGTGGAATCGCGTCGCCTCTATCGTCAGGTGGCGGACCAGATGCGAGGCCTGATCGAGCGGGGCGAATTGGTGCCCGGTTCGCGACTTCCGGCCGAGCGTGATCTGGCGCAGAAATTCGGTGTTTCCCGCCCGACAATACGGGAGGCCCTGCTCGTGCTCGAGGTCGAGGGCTTCATCGACATCCGCATGGGTTCGGGCATCTATGTCGCGGTCCGCCAGACGTCGGCTTCCGACGTTCCGCCGGAGGACTTTGAGGGACCGTTCGAGTTGCTGAGGGCGAGGGCGGTCGTCGAATGTGCCATTGCCGAAGAGGCGGCCCGTCTGGCGCGGCCCGAACAGATCGCCATCCTCGACGGCAACCTAGCGCGAATGGCCGCAGCCCTGGAAGATCGTCGCAGGGCGCTGGCGATCGACCGCGAGTTCCATGTTCTCGTATCGAGCATCATTGCCAACCAAACGCTGAACCGCTTCGTCGGAAGCATCCATGACATGCGCATGACGCCCTATTTCGAGAAGCTGGCCAGCTATTTCGAAAATGCGGAGACATGGCGGGCCGCAATGGAGGAACATCGCGTCATCCGCGACGCGATCGCCGCCGGCGATCCAAGTGCAGCACGTGCCGCCATGCGCGCGCATCTCGATCAATCGCAACTTCGCCTGTCGGCCAGCTTCGGCGAGGAAACGACCGACAGTACGATACCCGCCGCGTGGAGGCGTGTCGGGGGAAAATAG